The nucleotide window CCGCACCGACGGTTCCCGCTGGGCCAGATCAGGCGTCTCGCTCAGCGCCCACTGTTCATGGTGGCTTTCAACTTCATTGATTTCCACAACCTCGACCGCACCCGCGACCTGACCCACCTGGACGTGGTGGACTGGTGGTTCGCCGATCAGCACAGCTTCCCCCTGCGGGTCGAGTTCTCGCGCAGTCCCGAGACCGGGGCCCGCGTTCTGCACGTCTCGACCGGGGTGAACGCGGACCATCTGTCCGGCACAGCCCGGCACCTGGACCGTCTGATCCGTGAGGCGCTGCGTCTGATCGCGCAGGACGAACACGCTACGTGTCCTGACCCCCAGAAGGCGGACTCTCAGCTCGTTGAAAGGCCGGCCGTCACGTAGGCGTATCTGCGCCGCCTCGGCCGGCAGCACCTGATCTGCGCGGCAGACGTCAACGGTTGGCTGGAGCGGACCGATGGACCTTACCCGTCCGGGCTCTGACGGAAGGTACGGGCTGAGGCGAAGGTTGGCCGGCCGGTGGCCCAGATCGGGCCACCGACCGGCGTCTTCAGGCGGCCGGCACCCGCACGACGAGACATCCGGGCTGGATCACCAGGCGCACGGAAGAGGCCTCACCGAGGACGTCGCCGTCGACCTCGCACGGCTGGGCAGGGACGACCTGGAGGGTGACGTCGCGCCCGCGCTGCCGCTGCACGGACGGGCCGTCGCCGGAACGCGTGAGCACACGCGCCGCCACGGCCAGCCACCCGCCGAGGCTCTTGGGAGTCAGGACGGCCACGTCGAGGAGGCCGTCATCGATCTGGGCGTCCGGCAGCAGCACCATGCCTGCCTGGAGTTCCCCACAGTTGCCGACGACAACGGTGCGCGCGGCCTCGTAGGTGCTCGTCTCGCCGTCGAGCCCGAGGGTCAGCCCGAAGCCGTCGTCGCCGAGATGCTGACCGGCCGAAGCGACGTACGCCGCCCAGCCGGCCTTGTCCTTCAACGCCTCCGGGGCGTCGTCCATCATCTGGGCGTCGAAGCCGAGCCCAGCCATGACCACGAAGCAGTGCACGTTGTCGGCCGGAGAGGGCGGGGCCTGCTCCTGCTGAGCCGGGGTGGGATCGACCACGAGCCAGCCGGCATCGATGGCGCGCTCCTGCCCGGTGAGGGCCACCTGGAAGGCCTTGCGCAGGTCGTCCAAGGGGAGGCCGATGTTGCGGGCCAGGAGGTTGCCGGTACCGCCGGGCAGCAGGCCGAGGGCCGCGTCGGCACCGACGAGAGCCTGGGCCACGGCCCGCACCGTGCCGTCGCCGCCGAAGGCGCAGACCAGCTGGGCACCGGCCTCGATCGCCTCGCGGGTCTGCCCGAAACCGGGGTCGTCCTCGGTCGTCTCCAGCAGGCGAAGATCCTCGACGCCCGCGGCTTCGGCCTCCTCCTGGAGGACCTCCCGGACGTCGTCGAGGTCGACCTTGGTCGGGTTCACGACCACTGCCACGCTTGATGTCATGGCGTGCACTCTTGCACCCCAGGGGTGGTTCGTGGGAAGCGGATCTCCCGGACATAGCTAGGTTTGACGCATGATCACCGGGCCGAACGACGGCGTCCAGAGAGCCGCGCATCACGCGGGCGACAACCCTGTCATCGACTGGGGGGCTCGCCTGGGTTACGCGGCCAACGGCCTGATCCACCTGCTGCTGGCCTGGCTGACCCTGCAAATCGCCTTCGGCAATTCCTCCGGCCAGGCCAGCCAGTCCGGTGCCCTGGCCGAGGTGGCCAAGCAGCCCTGGGGCAAGGCGCTGCTGTGGCCCGTCGTCGCCGGCTTCGTGCTGCTGGCGCTCTGGCAGATCACCGAGATCATCACCCGCCGCAAGATCTCGGACAAGGCCAAGGCCGGCGGCAAGGCCGTGGTCTACCTCGCACTGGGGGTGACCGCGTTCCAGTTCGCCCACGGCAGTGGGACATCCAGCAACAAGCAGACCAGAGACTTCACCCGCACCGTCATGGGCTGGCCCGGGGGCCGTCTGATCGTCGCCGCCATCGGGATCGGCATCCTCGGCGTCGCCGCCTACCACGTGTACAAGGGGTGGCAGAAGAAGTTCCTGGGCGATCTACAGGAGCACCCCGGTTCCTGGGCGGTGTACACCGGGCGGACGGGCTACATCCTCAAGGGAGCAGCCCTGTCCGCCGTCGGCGTTCTCTTCGTCATCGCTGCGGTCCGGCGTCAGGAAGACCAGGCCACCGGCCTCGACGGCGCGCTGCGGGCTCTGCGCGACCTGCCCGCCGGCACAGTGCTGCTGGTCCTGATCGCCATCGGCCTGGCGGCGTACGGGGTCTATTCCTTCGCCCGGGCCCGCTACGCGCGGGTCTGATTCTTCTCGCTGCCCGACCGGCTCAGCCAGGCCCACGCGAGCAGAACGGCGACCAGCCCGTTCAGGACGGCGACCGACACGTCACTGACGTGGTGCATCCCTCGGTACAGCCGCGCCCAGGCGACCAGGAACGGCATCGCCACGCACACCGTCATGACCACGGTTCGCAGCACCCGATGGCGGATGCGCAGCGCCATCAGAGCGAAGCTGAAGTAGAGCGCCGTGGCTGCTCCGGTGTGCCCGCTGGGGTAGCTGGACGTCGGCGGAGAGTCGTCGAGCCGCTCGACGTCGGGGCGTTCGCGATCGATCACCAGGGTGGCGAAGAGGAACACCAGCGACTGCAGCGTGATCGCCAGCAGCGGCACCACCGAGTACCACCACTGCCTGGTGCGCCACCACACCAGCGCCACCACGACCAGGCAGAGCCCGACGATGCTCGCCGTGGCACCGACCCAGGAGAAGACCAGGGTGATGTGGTTGAGGATCGAGGTGCGGCTGTCTTCGAACTGCCGGTTGATGCTCTCCTCGGAATGCCCGAACGACTCCAGCGGGCCGTCCGTGAGCAGCCACCCGCCCGCGGCCACCACCAGCCACCAAGCCGCCATCGGCAGGAAGGCCCGCAGGACGACATCCCGGGCCGCGACTCTCTTCGGCGGCGCGGAGGTGTCGGCCTCCCATCGGGTCAGGACACTGCTCACAAGTTCTCCTTCGCGGCGGGCGCCGGATTCCGGGCCGGATCGTCGGGTGCCGGAGGGGGAAGATTCGGGGTCCATCCCCTATACCCGGCATAAGCCGCCCAGACTAGGCCCACACCGAGCATCACGCCTCCGATGACGTCGGAGGGAAAGTGGGCACCCAGAAACAGGCGGTCGGCGCAGGTGATAGCGACCCACGCCCCGCCCAGGCCGAGGACGAACGGGCGGGCGCGAGAAGGGAGTACGGGCCAGACCAGCACTATCAGAGTGCTCGCGAGCACCGTCGCATTGAGAACGTGCCCGGAGGGAAAGGAGTATCCGGAAGGCTGCGAGACCGGGTCCTCGACAACGGGTCTGGCCCGTTCCACCGCCAGCTTGAGCGACCAGCCGAGCATCCAGCCGACCAGCATCGTCACGATGGCCCACCAGGCCCGGGTGACATAGCTGCGGCGCAACCACATCCACAGGCAGACCGGCAGGCCGATCAGCGGGTATCCGACGAGCGGCTGACTCACCTCCTGCCAGACCTCGAGTACCTGGAGGAAGGCGGGATGCGTGCGGGCGACCCTGGTGGCGGCCACGATGACCGACTGGTCGGCCCGGGCCAGCGGGTCGAACCCGGTGCGCACGAGGTAGGCCAGCAGGGCGAACGGAACCGCGACGACGACCGCATAGACCGCCGCCCGCACCAGCCGTCGGACCCGGCTGCGGAGCATTACATCCATGAAAGCCTTGTTACCCTGCCGCGCGGCGGACGGCACGGCCAAGCGGTCCTGACGGCTCTCCAGGAGAAGCATGATCCTCCAAGGCGCCCCGCCTCTGGCCGTAGGACCCTGTCACGGTTTCCTGAATAGCGACCCCGGGGGGCCAGCGAAGCCGCTGTGCTCCTCGCGTGCGCGGGATGAGCCCCTGACGGACGGTTTTGAGACGACACCGTGGTGTGCTCCCCGTTCCCGCGGGGGTGAGGCCCCTTGGTGGCGGGGAATGACGACACCATCAATTGCTCCCCGCGGTTGCACCTGTGCGGTTCAGTCTGATGGGCCGGGTCGGTGCTCCGGCGGCAGCAGATGACCCACCATCAGTCCCTCATCCGCCGCCGTCTGAACGGCTTCGGCGAGCACCGTCCTTTCGGGCAGCCCGCGA belongs to Kineosporia corallincola and includes:
- a CDS encoding DUF1206 domain-containing protein; this translates as MITGPNDGVQRAAHHAGDNPVIDWGARLGYAANGLIHLLLAWLTLQIAFGNSSGQASQSGALAEVAKQPWGKALLWPVVAGFVLLALWQITEIITRRKISDKAKAGGKAVVYLALGVTAFQFAHGSGTSSNKQTRDFTRTVMGWPGGRLIVAAIGIGILGVAAYHVYKGWQKKFLGDLQEHPGSWAVYTGRTGYILKGAALSAVGVLFVIAAVRRQEDQATGLDGALRALRDLPAGTVLLVLIAIGLAAYGVYSFARARYARV
- a CDS encoding phosphatase PAP2 family protein → MSSVLTRWEADTSAPPKRVAARDVVLRAFLPMAAWWLVVAAGGWLLTDGPLESFGHSEESINRQFEDSRTSILNHITLVFSWVGATASIVGLCLVVVALVWWRTRQWWYSVVPLLAITLQSLVFLFATLVIDRERPDVERLDDSPPTSSYPSGHTGAATALYFSFALMALRIRHRVLRTVVMTVCVAMPFLVAWARLYRGMHHVSDVSVAVLNGLVAVLLAWAWLSRSGSEKNQTRA
- a CDS encoding phosphatase PAP2 family protein; its protein translation is MDVMLRSRVRRLVRAAVYAVVVAVPFALLAYLVRTGFDPLARADQSVIVAATRVARTHPAFLQVLEVWQEVSQPLVGYPLIGLPVCLWMWLRRSYVTRAWWAIVTMLVGWMLGWSLKLAVERARPVVEDPVSQPSGYSFPSGHVLNATVLASTLIVLVWPVLPSRARPFVLGLGGAWVAITCADRLFLGAHFPSDVIGGVMLGVGLVWAAYAGYRGWTPNLPPPAPDDPARNPAPAAKENL
- a CDS encoding diacylglycerol/lipid kinase family protein encodes the protein MTSSVAVVVNPTKVDLDDVREVLQEEAEAAGVEDLRLLETTEDDPGFGQTREAIEAGAQLVCAFGGDGTVRAVAQALVGADAALGLLPGGTGNLLARNIGLPLDDLRKAFQVALTGQERAIDAGWLVVDPTPAQQEQAPPSPADNVHCFVVMAGLGFDAQMMDDAPEALKDKAGWAAYVASAGQHLGDDGFGLTLGLDGETSTYEAARTVVVGNCGELQAGMVLLPDAQIDDGLLDVAVLTPKSLGGWLAVAARVLTRSGDGPSVQRQRGRDVTLQVVPAQPCEVDGDVLGEASSVRLVIQPGCLVVRVPAA